The sequence GATATACCAGAGCGCAGCCAGCAGGTGAAGCTGATGAATTTGGTATATAGAAATGCCAAAAGAGTGCTTGTATGGCTGGGGAGGGATCCGGATGGAgttgcagaagaagcaggacAGACTATCCGCTATCTCGACGGTGTATTCAAAGATGAAAAGGCCCATGAGGAGTTCAAGCTCGCTCATGAGGAAAATTTGTCGCTGCAAAGCTCTGAGCCTTGGGTTCCCCTGGCAAAATTGACAAAGCTGCCCTGGGTAAGTACTTACATACCTCATGACACCCCCCTTACTGAAAAGTATCTCCAATAGTGGGAACTATTAGTAGTCTTTGAACTTGTAAGAATGAATCTTCTAACACTGGGGGAAATTTAGTTTCAACGAATATGGATCGTCCAAGAGATTGGAACTGACGCTCCTGCGACTCTGTACTGGGGCGATACAGAGATGGACTGGGACACGTTATCTCATGTGGCGGCCATTCTCAACGAGAGATACTACCACCTTCGCACCCGATTTCTTCTAAACACGTCCAGTATTCGCTACCTCCACAAACGCTTCGTCGAGCCAGACACAGAATACGACCACGACCATAATCGAGGCAACTTTGCATATGAACTCCACAGGGCCAGACATCTGCTTGGAAACGACCCTCGGGACCACATATACGCCTTCCTGGGACACTTTTCCATCAGCAAAGCCGGCAAGGAACTCCAGTCCCTCACCGTAGACTACTCCAAGAGCGTAAAGGACATCTACATCGACGTCGCGGTGCGGGCCCTCCGCGGCGCCAAAGACCTCGTCACCCTCTCGGCCGCACACCACGGCCAGCCCCTCATGAAACGACGAGCAGCATGGACCAGCGAGGATCTAGGCCTTCCCTCCTGGGCTCCAGACTGGCGGCATCTGCCGATACACATTCTCGGCTCGCCTACGGTGCCGCACCGCGCGTCGGGGGACACGAAGCCGGACCTAACCATTGACGAGGACACGCGCGTGATGCGCATTCGCGGCGTTAGGGTCGACGTGGTGGAGAGGATTTCGTGGACCATCTACGGGTCGGCGTTTCAGGTGAGGCAGGACGACGCtcgggagaagaagaagaagggaggaggaggagaacggaagaggagaaatTGGGGaggcagcaatggcagcaatgATCTTGACAAGGGCGATCATGGCGAGGATGGGTTTGCTCAGCCTCAGGGGGATGATACTACAACACGCGCTCCAAGCAGGAACAATAACTGGCATCATGATGAACAAGGCGTTCAGCAGAAAGGCCGTCCGCCGCCTCTCCACCGACGAAGAACACAGCTCGACCAGAATGGTCCTCGCACGCACGTCATGGAGGTCCTCTGGAGACGCATCTGCGGCTACAGAACATTCAACCTCAACCTCGTATACCCCCCTTTCCTCAAGAACCCCCCAGCAGCCAAATACCATCAGCCTTCATCTTCACACTCCTCCCCCACGCCTCCTCACGATCATCGCAGAtctgccttcttcgccttcatcCAAACCCTCACCAACGCCTGCACGGGCATAGATCGCTCGCGCCCTTACTCGTCCATCCCTTCAGAAGAATGGCTCACCAGCGCAGCAGCCTATCTCGTCCGCTACGCagttccatcttcttcgtcttcatcttcccccccttccaCAGCGCTATCGCCATCACAAACATTCCCTTCATACCCTGCCAGATCCCCCGGCAGTCCCGACAGCACCTCCAGCATAAGCACAATGTCCAGCTTCTACGAGCGAGCAAACTCcatgtcctcctcctcctcctcccgcaGCGCCACCCCCATCCACGCCGCCATCCACGCCCTCTCCCTCACCGGCGACCCCTTCAAATGGAGCCACGAGGCCGTCCTGGTTACTCGCTACCGCCGCTTCGCAGTCACCCGCAGGGGCTACTTCGTGCTTGGGTCCAACGCGCTGCAGGCAGGCGACGTCGTGGCTGTGCTGCGCGGCGGCAAGGTCCCCTTTGTACTGAGGAAGGTTAGTGCCGGTGGTGATAATGAGAGGTGGGTGCTTATTGGGGAGTGTTATGCGCATGGGCTGATGGACGGGGAAGGGTGGGATGTTGAAGGGGTGGAGGAAGAGGTGTTTGCGGTACAATGAGCTTGGCGGGATGGTCTCTTAGGATTCTTAATGATGATTAATGAAGATAGCTCAAACATACGATgggatgaatgaatgaatgaatgaatgagaaCACTCCTAATAAGACTAATTGGCGATGCCTCCATGATGCCATTTGAATCTCAGTACTATGCTCGATGAGCTTCTGCAATCTTATACATGACACACAATCACAATGAACACGTTAAACTGGAGATAAAGTTCATGGAAAAGTTTTGGCATTTCTTGTCTGCTGAGCCACTGACCGAGTGGAATAGTTCTCCCTTCCCCCgtctatttaaatatataaatccAACATAAAGTAACAAAACGAAAGCCCTGCCGCTGTTTTCCGGCCAGCTCCATAGATAAGAATAGTAGAGAGAATAATTTGCCTCTCTAGCGAAAAGGTATgacaaaggaaagaagaagaaaaagtgaaGCGACGTTGTCATATGTGAATCCCATCCGTTGTAACcccagaaaagaaaaactccgTATGCCGCTCCCTGGCCCATGTTATGCACATTCCAGCCTTGAAATAAGTGGAAAAAATAGAAGCCatgataaaaagaaaagagaagtcGCTAATTATAGTAGACCGTGTggtaagattttttttttttctttgctttcgttcttgtttcttgttttttttaaaggtcCATAGTCAAGATCTCTAATCTTGATATCACTGCTTCCATACTAGCACTAATGCTTTGTACTCGGGCCATGGCAATCGCAGCGTTGGCTTCCTCTTCAGTAGCGTCCACAAGTTCAAATCGAGACAGCATCTTCTCGGACTCGATGCCACCGAAAATATCAATATGTGAGAGACTCTCAGTGTCCAACTCGTTGGACTCGGGCACTGTTGATGTAGGCTCCGAGTGGTAGAGAGCAAACTCGGGGTCGGCCTCAAATTCCTCATCGATGGGGCCTGCCTCAGATTGGGCGACTGGAGTCTGCTCAACAGGTCGCTCAATCACAGGCACCTCAACCTTCTCGTCTTCAGACTGGAAAGTCTGCTCGATGACGCTAGGCGCCTTGCCAGACAGAATGCTGGATTCGATGGGGGAGGGAACCTCGGAAGTCTCTACAACAAACACTCGGGGTTGAAAGTTGAAGCCATTTCCGATAAGCGAGAAATCAACGTTCTGCTCAGGAATCATGGCCATGCCAATCTGATGCTGAGAGGGCTGCGATCCGTAAGGGTTGACGTCCTTAACTGAGCGCTGCTCTGGCGATGGCTGGGGCTCCGGCTTGACCTGTGGCGGGGCAGCAACAGAAGGGTTTGCGCTGAGGTGGTCTAGGAAGTTGGAGAATGCAGGGGAGGAAAGGAGCATGCGAGTGAGATCAGACAGGCGCTTGTTCTCCTCAAGCAGAGCGCGGTTCTGGGCACGCAGATCATTGTTCTCTGTGACTTTGGTGGCGACCTCCGCCTCAAGCTGGGAGATGTACTCTGTAGCGTGTTAGCAAATATGTCTCGGAGTGACGGAATGATAATATCATCTTACCCTTTCTTCTTGATCGGAAAGCTCGGGCAGAAACCTTGTTGCGTAGCTGTCTGCGCTCTttgctgctgagcttctTGCCCTCTTCGCTTGCCAAAAGAcgctcgtcctcgtccatttcctcctcatccttCTT comes from Trichoderma asperellum chromosome 3, complete sequence and encodes:
- a CDS encoding uncharacterized protein (EggNog:ENOG41), translating into MRLPRCVRGHGRLPVSLTLHSRHDILGDRLRRLSYSDVESSKAVPGVIPHGRVAQPHSHLLYSRHGKKPVKRRGFKLRPLFMDSNPCRPPEKPHGNSKEKRFVYKPLSDNHSVRFLVLQPGSGSDPLVGSLQFGSLDSEDIEQLPPYEAISYVWGSGSRQYELICDGAVLPLTQSIHDALNRVRLPDRPRRLWADQVCINQDDIPERSQQVKLMNLVYRNAKRVLVWLGRDPDGVAEEAGQTIRYLDGVFKDEKAHEEFKLAHEENLSLQSSEPWVPLAKLTKLPWFQRIWIVQEIGTDAPATLYWGDTEMDWDTLSHVAAILNERYYHLRTRFLLNTSSIRYLHKRFVEPDTEYDHDHNRGNFAYELHRARHLLGNDPRDHIYAFLGHFSISKAGKELQSLTVDYSKSVKDIYIDVAVRALRGAKDLVTLSAAHHGQPLMKRRAAWTSEDLGLPSWAPDWRHLPIHILGSPTVPHRASGDTKPDLTIDEDTRVMRIRGVRVDVVERISWTIYGSAFQVRQDDAREKKKKGGGGERKRRNWGGSNGSNDLDKGDHGEDGFAQPQGDDTTTRAPSRNNNWHHDEQGVQQKGRPPPLHRRRTQLDQNGPRTHVMEVLWRRICGYRTFNLNLVYPPFLKNPPAAKYHQPSSSHSSPTPPHDHRRSAFFAFIQTLTNACTGIDRSRPYSSIPSEEWLTSAAAYLVRYAVPSSSSSSSPPSTALSPSQTFPSYPARSPGSPDSTSSISTMSSFYERANSMSSSSSSRSATPIHAAIHALSLTGDPFKWSHEAVLVTRYRRFAVTRRGYFVLGSNALQAGDVVAVLRGGKVPFVLRKVSAGGDNERWVLIGECYAHGLMDGEGWDVEGVEEEVFAVQ
- the MBZ1 gene encoding BZIP-type transcription factor mbz1, with the translated sequence MSGPNNVDIDALLDLSEYDGIPSYNSPSLSPSTTSKPTFASPVTTAVTTPSMTTTQALSGPSHNYDMYRQQTGFVPGAIANTMAVNESSNAGYQDFGSLDYLTGFPSENDMFDFNTSPSQATLGASDIMDFGSPTDSQLFPTVNPSNIEQDSALASPSLSSQASGVGRLWPGAHSQAAMAKAHAQQRQQQHIIQQQQAQRQPMQTKARSGKLPQPSDPIVEQKITQLLNSMRAKPAPPPSDPSSPMAHLNRAKKDEEEMDEDERLLASEEGKKLSSKERRQLRNKVSARAFRSRRKEYISQLEAEVATKVTENNDLRAQNRALLEENKRLSDLTRMLLSSPAFSNFLDHLSANPSVAAPPQVKPEPQPSPEQRSVKDVNPYGSQPSQHQIGMAMIPEQNVDFSLIGNGFNFQPRVFVVETSEVPSPIESSILSGKAPSVIEQTFQSEDEKVEVPVIERPVEQTPVAQSEAGPIDEEFEADPEFALYHSEPTSTVPESNELDTESLSHIDIFGGIESEKMLSRFELVDATEEEANAAIAMARVQSISASMEAVISRLEILTMDL